One window from the genome of Candidatus Margulisiibacteriota bacterium encodes:
- the pstA gene encoding phosphate ABC transporter permease PstA yields MIKTDPKKTQKVVFFLLGASTFLIILPVVFIFLLMLYNGLQALTPEFIFSVPKAGMREGGIFPAIVGTVYLVLGTAAFSIPLGILAAVYLSEYAKENWFTRMIDIAIVNLAGVPSIVYGLFGLALFVMLLDLGTSIMAGSLTLSIMTLPVIITASKEALDAVPKSFREVSYSLGASRWQTIWLVVLPNAVPGILTGTILGLSRAAGETAPILFTVAAFYLPRLPTSVYDQVMALPYHIYVLSTQVPNVSPRLQYGTILVLILLVFAMNIAAAVIRAKFRKKKLW; encoded by the coding sequence ATGATAAAGACAGACCCCAAAAAGACGCAGAAAGTCGTTTTCTTTCTCCTGGGCGCTTCAACCTTCCTTATCATACTGCCGGTGGTCTTCATCTTTTTGCTCATGCTCTATAACGGTCTGCAGGCACTTACTCCAGAATTCATCTTTAGCGTGCCAAAGGCGGGAATGAGAGAGGGCGGCATCTTTCCGGCGATAGTAGGGACCGTCTATCTTGTTCTAGGTACGGCGGCCTTTTCGATACCGCTGGGAATTCTTGCCGCTGTTTATCTGTCGGAGTACGCAAAGGAGAACTGGTTCACAAGGATGATAGATATTGCCATCGTGAACCTGGCGGGGGTCCCCTCCATAGTATACGGACTTTTTGGCCTGGCCCTGTTCGTAATGCTGCTTGACCTGGGTACTTCAATAATGGCCGGCTCTCTTACTCTGTCCATAATGACCCTGCCGGTAATAATAACTGCCAGCAAAGAAGCTCTGGACGCGGTCCCAAAGTCCTTTAGGGAAGTAAGTTATTCCCTGGGCGCCTCAAGATGGCAGACCATCTGGCTAGTGGTGCTGCCAAATGCTGTCCCGGGCATACTGACCGGCACCATACTGGGGCTCTCCCGCGCGGCGGGCGAAACCGCTCCCATACTTTTTACCGTTGCCGCTTTTTATCTGCCAAGGCTTCCCACCTCGGTCTATGACCAGGTGATGGCCCTTCCTTACCATATCTATGTGCTCTCGACCCAGGTCCCAAATGTGAGCCCGAGGCTGCAGTACGGCACAATTCTTGTGCTTATTCTGCTTGTGTTTGCCATGAACATTGCGGCTGCTGTTATCAGGGCCAAGTTCAGAAAGAAAAAACTGTGGTAG
- the pstB gene encoding phosphate ABC transporter ATP-binding protein PstB: MEKIITVKKLNFYYGKFRALIDVDLEIEKHSITALIGPSGCGKSTFLRCLNRMNDLIDGSRATGSIRFDGQEIINGSADLVDLRKKVGMVFQRPNPFPLSIFENIAFGPRVHRLAKGTELSSIVEESLKKVLLWDDFKDKLSKNALSMTLEQQQRLCIARLVAVRPEVLLMDEPCSTLDPISIQKIEELMQVLKKDFSIVIVTHNMQQAARVSDETGFFLLGEMIEFGDTKRLFTAPLDKRTEEYITGRYG; this comes from the coding sequence ATGGAAAAAATAATCACCGTCAAAAAGCTGAATTTTTACTACGGCAAGTTCCGCGCCCTTATAGATGTGGACCTTGAGATAGAAAAGCACAGCATAACGGCGCTTATCGGTCCTTCCGGCTGCGGCAAGTCGACCTTTCTCAGGTGCCTTAACAGGATGAACGACTTGATAGACGGCTCCAGGGCAACAGGCAGCATCCGTTTTGACGGCCAGGAAATAATCAACGGCAGCGCCGATCTGGTCGATCTGCGCAAAAAGGTCGGGATGGTATTCCAAAGGCCGAACCCCTTCCCCCTTTCCATTTTTGAGAACATAGCCTTTGGCCCCAGGGTTCACCGGCTGGCAAAAGGAACAGAGCTTTCTTCAATAGTGGAAGAAAGCCTCAAAAAAGTGCTCCTGTGGGACGACTTTAAAGATAAACTGTCAAAAAATGCTCTTTCTATGACCCTGGAGCAGCAGCAGAGGCTTTGCATAGCCAGGCTGGTTGCCGTGCGTCCGGAGGTCCTTTTGATGGACGAGCCCTGCTCTACGCTAGATCCAATATCGATACAAAAGATCGAAGAACTGATGCAGGTGCTTAAAAAGGACTTTTCCATCGTTATAGTGACGCACAATATGCAGCAGGCGGCCAGGGTGTCGGACGAGACAGGTTTCTTTTTACTCGGTGAAATGATAGAATTTGGGGACACAAAACGCTTGTTCACCGCTCCTTTAGACAAAAGGACGGAGGAATACATAACAGGGAGGTACGGCTGA
- a CDS encoding phosphate ABC transporter ATP-binding protein, which yields MVAKLRTKDLTVCFGQEKALDKINLEIKENEILSIIGPARSGKTTLLKVFNRMIDLIDGVSIKGKVLFDNKDIFRDLRLLALRRKIGMVFALPLSLPMSIFDNVAYGPRVHGIKGRSKLEQIVEKSLKASYLWEEVKDRLDCPALNLSGGQQQRLCISRTLAVEPEVILYDEPCSGLDPISTGKVEEAMGELKNKYTQILVTNNVKQAARVSDRTAFFLMGQLVELDDTARLFTAPGDKRTNDYITGKFG from the coding sequence GTGGTAGCAAAACTGAGGACCAAGGACCTTACCGTCTGTTTTGGGCAGGAAAAAGCCCTCGACAAAATAAACCTTGAGATTAAAGAGAACGAGATACTTTCGATAATAGGGCCGGCAAGGAGCGGGAAAACGACCCTGCTTAAAGTGTTCAACAGAATGATAGACCTGATCGACGGAGTATCCATAAAAGGGAAAGTTCTTTTCGACAACAAGGACATCTTCAGGGACCTGAGGCTTCTGGCGCTGCGCAGAAAGATAGGCATGGTGTTTGCTCTTCCTTTGTCGCTTCCCATGTCCATTTTTGACAATGTGGCATACGGACCCAGGGTCCACGGAATTAAGGGCCGTTCCAAACTGGAGCAGATAGTGGAAAAAAGCCTGAAAGCCTCCTACCTCTGGGAAGAAGTTAAAGACAGGCTGGATTGCCCCGCTCTAAATCTGTCTGGCGGCCAGCAGCAGAGACTGTGCATTTCCAGAACGCTGGCGGTAGAGCCGGAAGTGATCCTGTATGACGAGCCCTGCTCTGGACTGGACCCCATCTCTACCGGAAAAGTAGAAGAGGCAATGGGGGAATTAAAGAATAAATACACCCAGATACTGGTCACCAACAATGTTAAGCAGGCCGCAAGGGTATCTGACAGGACGGCCTTCTTTTTGATGGGGCAGTTGGTGGAGCTGGATGATACCGCAAGACTTTTTACCGCACCGGGCGACAAGAGGACCAACGACTATATAACGGGGAAGTTCGGCTAA